In the Drosophila gunungcola strain Sukarami unplaced genomic scaffold, Dgunungcola_SK_2 000001F, whole genome shotgun sequence genome, one interval contains:
- the LOC128263000 gene encoding uncharacterized protein LOC128263000, with the protein MAAFAKFYLVLISCLAFCLAGILAIHPTPQEAEENMSRFMKVLRQEQFSAGSPRFNDVLGNARTIIEYQDRGFIGVRSIFQWMTSPNPRNDGVYNFLQFYTSESSGYIGIQNYEKSSKYTILFSVWDATSASPGGNFECSTFGGEGIGYKCFNGTFPLISNAIYFLDVQIEGSTFKGYISEPQENLDSVTSDQVTRHLIGEITTPHAKLTNLIPFGYYNENYRDKDTCREAFELVTVNQAPHQYTKHGHANTKFTEAYLYNSECEVENILVALTADKKSTIYFTRPTALDLYNRA; encoded by the coding sequence ATGGCTGCGTTCGCGAAATTTTACCTAGTTTTAATATCGTGTTTGGCTTTTTGCCTGGCTGGAATCCTGGCTATACATCCAACTCCGCAGGAAGCCGAGGAGAATATGTCCAGGTTTATGAAAGTGCTTCGCCAGGAGCAGTTTAGTGCCGGCTCGCCGCGATTTAACGATGTGCTGGGCAACGCCAGGACTATAATCGAATACCAGGATAGGGGATTCATTGGAGTGCGCAGCATTTTCCAGTGGATGACCAGTCCCAATCCGCGCAACGATGGCGTCTATAATTTCCTACAGTTCTACACCAGCGAATCGAGTGGATATATAGGCATACAGAATTACGAGAAGAGCTCCAAATATACGATTCTGTTTTCCGTTTGGGATGCAACATCTGCCAGTCCGGGTGGTAATTTCGAGTGCAGCACCTTTGGAGGCGAGGGCATCGGGTATAAGTGCTTCAATGGCACTTTCCCGCTGATCAGCAATGCCATTTACTTTCTGGACGTGCAAATCGAGGGTTCCACCTTCAAAGGATACATATCAGAGCCGCAGGAGAATCTGGACAGCGTGACCAGCGATCAAGTGACCCGTCATTTAATTGGCGAGATCACCACCCCACATGCCAAGTTGACTAACCTCATACCCTTCGGCTATTACAATGAGAACTATCGGGATAAGGACACCTGCAGGGAGGCCTTCGAACTGGTCACCGTCAATCAGGCTCCGCATCAATATACGAAACACGGCCATGCTAATACCAAATTCACAGAGGCTTACCTCTACAATTCCGAGTGCGAGGTGGAGAACATTTTGGTGGCCCTCACGGCGGACAAGAAGAGCACCATCTACTTCACCAGGCCCACTGCATTGGATCTGTACAATAGAGCATAA
- the LOC128263008 gene encoding aspartate and serine-rich protein-like, with protein MVRKDMATEDIASKDMVREDMEDLDKMVTVSKDSDTASKDSDTARASKDSDTASKDSDTTDTASKDSDTTDTASKDSVVDTEAAMVSRVDMVSNMDVTKRIGQIKYTEN; from the coding sequence ATGGTCAGGAAGGACATGGCCACGGAGGACATAGCCAGCAAGGACATGGTCAGGGAGGACATGGAGGATTTGGACAAAATGGTCACGGTCAGCAAGGATTCGGACACGGCCAGCAAGGATTCGGACACGGCCAGGGCCAGCAAGGATTCGGACACGGCCAGCAAGGATTCGGACACGACGGACACGGCCAGCAAGGATTCGGACACGACGGACACGGCCAGCAAGGATTCGGTGGTGGACACGGAGGCAGCCATGGTCAGCAGGGTGGACATGGTCAGCAACATGGACGTTACTAAAAGAATcggacaaataaaatatactgaaaactaa